In the genome of Actinobacillus genomosp. 1, the window GAAAAAAGCGGAAGAAGCGAAAATTCGTTTTGAAGCGAGAGAAGCTCGTTTACAAAAAGAAAAAGAAGCTCGAACCGCACGTATCGCACAAGCGGCGGATAAACGCCGAGAAGAAATAGCAAATTCTGCCGGAGAAGATCCAGTTGCGGCAGCACTTGCCCGTATTAAGGCGAAAAAAGCAGAAACCGAAACAGCGGTGGAAGCAGTCCATACAAAAGCTAATGGTGATCCGGATAATAGTGAGTTAATGGCGCAACGCAGAGCAAGACGCTTGGCAAAACAAGCGGAGGCTGCAGCTGAAGCAAGTAACGAGAATTTATCGGTTAATACCGTACAACAGGATAAAGAAACTGATCCTAAGAAAGCGGCAGTCGCAGCGGCGTTAGCTCGTGCAAGAGCGAAAAAAGCAGCTCAAACGCCGGAACAAGCGGTTGAAAATACCGAAAAAGTTGCAACTGCAACCGAAGCGGAAGACCCGCGTAAAGCGGCGGTTGCGGCGGCGTTAGCCAGAGCGAAAGCGAAGAAAGAGGCTCAGCAAGTCGCTGAACAAGCGGTCGAAAATGCCGAAAAAGTTGCAACTGCAGCCGAAACGGAAGACCCACGCAAAGCGGCGGTTGCAGCGGCGTTAGCCAGAGCAAAAGCGAAGAAAGCGGCACAACAATCCGCTGAACAAGCGGTTGAAAATACTGAAAAAGTTGCAACTGCAACCGAAGCGGAAGACCCGCGTAAAGCGGCGGTTGCGGCAGCGTTAGCCAGAGCGAAAGCGAAGAAAGCGGCCCAAATGCCAGAACAAGCGGTCGAAAATGCCGAAAAAGTTGCAACTGCAACCGAAGCGGAAGATCCGCGTAAAGCGGCGGTTGCAGCGGCAATAGCAAGAGCTAAAGCGAAGAAAATGGGGCAAGAGCCACCAAATGACTAATTTATTCGACAGCTTATTACCACCGTTGCCTTGGTCATTCTTATTTATTCAAGATTTAATCGGTACGATCGTATTTGCCGTGTCGGGTGCAATGGCGGCTCGTCAGCATAAAATGGATATATTCGGTATGTTCATTTTAGCGTTTGTGACCGGTGTAGGCGGCGGTACGCTGCGTGATGTGATGATCGGCAGTACGCCGGTTTTTTGGATGAAACAGCCGATCTATGTATTGATGATTACTCTTGCAGTAATTATTACAGCGGTATTTAAGAATAATATCAGCAAAAAAGAATGGCAAACTGGCTTGCTGATTTTTGATGCGATTGGTTTAGGCGTGTTTACTGTAATTGGTGTACAAAAAGGTTTGGATTTCGGGTTACACCCTTTCATTGCGATTGCGTTAGGCGGTATAACCGGCTGCTTTGGCGGTGTGATTCGAGATATTTTACGTAACGAAGTGCCGATCGTGTTACAAAAAGAAGTGTATGTTACGGCAAGCTTAGTTGGTGGTGTGATTTTTGTATTGTTCTATTCCGCCGGCGTAGAAAGCCGCTGGGTGGATATTGCGACGGTCGCTACCGTGATTGTGATACGCTTATTAGCGATTCGATTTAATCTAAATTTACCGAGAATTTAAGCGGAAAGGAATTATTTAATGTTTAAAATGGTCAGCTCTCCCCATACGCATTCGTCGAGTTTAACGGCGAAATTTATGTTATGGGTTATAGCGGCAATGTTACCGGCACTTGGCGTGCAGGTATATTTCTTTGGTTACGGTGTCTTTATTCAAGTTGCCATTGCAATATTGCTTGCGGTGGTAATTGAAATTACTCTTGCAAAATTACGCCGAAAACCGACCGCTTTTTATGTGGCGGATTTAAGCGGTATATTGACAGCGTTAATTTTAGCGATGTCGATTCCGCCTTATGCACCTTATTGGATCATTATTATTGGTGTGATTGTCGCTTTATTGTTAGCAAAACATAGTTATGGCGGTTTAGGTCAGAATTTATTTAATCCGGCAATGGTTGCTTATGCGTTGTTATTGGTTTCTTTTCCGGTACAAATGACCGGCTGGCTGGTGCCGATCGATTTATTAAGTGAACCGCCGACATTCGGTGATGCAATTTCATTGGTATTTTCCGGTGTTACCAGTGACGGCTTTAGTGTGCACCAATTACTGGGAAGTGTGGACGGTATCGCACAGGCAACACCGCTTGATAGTGCCAAAACCAGTATGCAGAAATTAGGCGTTGATGGGGTAATGCATTCGCCGATTTTTAGCGGTATGTTCGCAAATGGTTGGTTGCAAATTAATTTAGCCTTTCTTGCCGGCGGTTTATTGCTAATTTATAAACGCATTATTCATTGGCAAATTCCGGCGGCGATGTTAGTTATGTTTGCTTTATTAAGCGGACTAACCGATTTATTGTTACCGCATACTCACTTAAATGTCGTCAGTCAGCTTTTCAGCGGCGCAATGATGTTCGGTGCTTTCTTTATTGCAACAGACCCTGTTACCGCTTCTATTACGCCTCGCGGCAAATTGATTTTCGGCGGTTTAATCGGTGTATTCGTGTATTTAATTCGTTACTACGGTAATTATCCGGATGCGGTGGCGTTTTCGGTGTTACTGGCAAATATTTGCGTACCGTTAATTGACCATTACACTCAACCAAGATTATATGGAACCGGAAGATAATGAATACCTCAAAAATTACCGTTAAGTATGCGTTGTTATTAGGCGTTATCGCTCTGATTTGTACGGCGGTTTCTACCGGCGTTTATTTGCTGACCAAAGGGCGTATTGATGAAGTAACCGCTGCTCAGCAGCGTCAATTCTTGCAGGAAGTCGTACCAGCGGAGCATTTTGATAATGATTTGCTCGGTTCCTGTAAAATTGTAAATCTCCCGAACGCACCTTATTTAAACCGTATTTATATTGCAAAAAAATCGCAAAATTTAACCGCTTATGCGATTCAAGCTACCGCTCCGGACGGCTATTCTGGCAACATCGTTTTACTTATGGGGATTCAGCCGGACGGTAAAGTACTTGGTGTACGAACGTTGGAACATAAAGAAACGCCGGGATTGGGCGATAAAATTGAAACTCGCATTTCGGATTGGATTTTGTCCTTTAGCGGGAAACAATTCAGCCTAGAAAATGAATCGCAGTGGGCGGTAAAAAAAGACGGCGGTCAGTTTGATCAATTTACCGGTGCGACTATTACTCCCCGTGCGGTGGTGAATAATGTGCGCCAAAGTGCGAAATGGATAGTTACCGAATTAGCGAAATCGCCGGAACAATTAGAAACTTTCGCAAGTTGTAAATAAGATATAAGAGTATGAATACTGAAAATAGAATTCCCGTCACGGAGATTGATACGACAGAGCAGGCTAATCCGTCCGTTTGGCGTAATTTACTTGCCGAAGGTGTGTGGAAGAATAACGGTGCTTTGGTGCAATTATTAGGGCTTTGTCCGTTATTAGCCGTATCAAATAATGTTACGAATGCACTCGGACTAGGGTTAGCGACCTTATTAGTGCTGGTTTGTACCAATACAATGGTATCGTTATTCCGTAAATTTACCCCAAATGATATTCGTATCCCGATTTATGTGATGGTCATTGCGACAGTCGTGACGGCGGTACAGCTCCTAATGAATGCTTTTGCCTATCCGGTTTATCAGTCGCTGGGGATTTTTATTCCGCTTATCGTGACCAACTGTATTGTAATCGGGCGAGCGGAAGCTTTTGCTTCAAAAAATTCGGTAGCTCATTCCGCCTTTGACGGCTTTGCCATGGGCTTGGGAATGACTTTCAGTCTTGTGATGCTAGGAGCGATTCGAGAACTGATTGGAAACGGTACTTTATTTGACGGCTTGGATTTATTACTGGGCGATTGGGCGAAATCTTTACGAATTGATGTGTTACACTTAGACTCGGGTTTATTACTGGCAATTTTACCTCCCGGTGCATTTATTGGGCTTGGGGTCATTTTGGCGGTAAAGAATTTGATTGATAAGAAATAGAGAACCGAATGGCAGAACGAATTACAGCCCGAGAAGGGTATGAACATAAATTTTTAAAGGAATTTTTGTATCCGAAATATTGGGGCGTATGGCTTGGTGTTTTGGCGCTGGTCGTTCTGGCTTATGTGCCGGCTCGTTTACGTGATAAATTAGCCGTTTTTGTCGGAAGAGTAGTCAAAAATTACTTAAAGAAAAAAGGCAAAAAGCAATATCATCGTGCGGATACAAACTTACGTTATTGCTTTCCGAATTGGTCCGAACAGCAGCGTGAACAAGTGATTGAGCGAATGTTTATTACCGTAGCACAAACTATGCTGGGGATTGGTGAAATCGCAATTCGTTCGGTAAAACATTTACAACGGCGTAGTGAATTTTTAGGCTTGGAACATCTGCAACAAGCTAAACAAAACGGTAAGAATATTATTTTGCTTGTGCCGCATACGTGGGCGATTGATGCTTCAGGTATTATTCTGCATACGCACGGAATGCCAATGGTTTCAATGTACAACCCTCACCGAAACGCATTGGTTGATTGGCTTTGGAATGTAACGCGCGAACGTTTCGGCGGAAAAATGCATACACGCCAAAACGGTATTAAACCGTTTCTAAACGATGTGCGTAAAGGCAATATGGGCTATTTTTTACCTGATGAGGATTTCGGCGAAGAATTAAGCGTTTACGCCGATTTCTTTGCGACGGAAAAAGCCACCCTACCGGGGCTGAATAAAATGGCTCGTGTCGCTAATGCGGAAGTGATTCCGATGTTTCCGATTTACAATGCGGAAAAGAGCCTATATCAAATGGAAATTTTGCCGGCGTTGGAATTTTCCGGTGACCCGGTGCAATCCGCCCGAGAAATGAATAAAGTGATTGAGTATTTTGTGACGAAAAATCCGGAGCAATACGTATGGATTTTACGTTTACTCAAAACCCGCCGAAACGGCGAGGATATTTATAAACGCTAGTATTGAACGATGATAAAAAAACCGAGCGTTTTCGCTCGGTTTTTTTGTCGTATGAGAGGGTTAGAGTAAACCTAATACTTTTCTGCCGTTAATTGAAGCGATATTCGCCATTTCCTCTAAGTTGGTAAAACGGCAACCGGCTGAAAGTAAGCTCAGTTCTTGCCACATATCGCCTTCACATAACGGCACCATATAGTCGCAGATATTATCGGTACCGATTGCTACGGTAATGCCTTCCGGAATTAACTCGTCCGCCGGTGTAAGTGCGTTGTGGAACGGTTGTAAGTCTTCTTTACGGCCGCTATCAATCCACGCCATCGGGCAAGCGATAACCATCATTTGCGAATCGCGCATTTTTTGGTAGAGCATTTTGCGGTATTCTTTCGGATGCGCACCGATAGAAATACCGTGAATCGCGACCACTCGACCTTGCATACCATGTTCAATCGCCTTATCGCATAATTGTTCGGTTTCTTTTTCTTTCGGCGTGTTAAATTGGTCCACATGCACGTGCAACATTTTACCGAGCGATTTGGCTTTATCCATTAAGATGTCCATCGCTTCCAAGCCTTTGCCGTAATCCAATTCGTCGCGATAAGGTAAACCGCCGATCATATCCACCATTTCGGAACCGATATCAAACCATTTTTTAGCGGTAGGCTCGATAACCCCTTTTAAAGTTTGGTTGGCAAATTTTAAAGCGATATCACTTTTATATACTTCGCGTGCTTTATGTGCGGCGATAATCGCACGGTCTTCACATACGCCGTCGATATCCACAAAAGTACCGAATGCGGTTACCCCTTGTGAAATCATTAATTCGATAGCTTGAGAAAAACGACGGTAATAGTCATCAACCGTCGAGTTACGTTTCACTTCATCCACTAAGTCCCATTTTTGCTGAAGGTTGGCATTTTGATAAATCGCAATTTTTTCCGGCGTCATAGTAAATGCGCGGTCAGCATGGGCATGAGAATTTACCCAACCGCCTTTTTTAATAATTTCGTCACGAATATGGCTTTTAAGCGTACGAATTAATTGGCTCATGTTAATTTATTCCTCTTTACGACTTGTTTAATTTAGGTAAAAAAAAGATCTCTAGCGAGGAGATCTGTTAAAAATTGAAATGCCAAAAAAAGAGCCAAGCACCATAGCGATATGATGTTTGGCCTAAATGAGTGTTTAAGTATGTTGTAAAGTATTGCATATAAATCTATCTAGTTCCTTTCTGGCACTAGGGCTATAGTATAGTCCTTTTATCGGAAGAAAGCAAACGTTTGCCTTTTGAATTTGCATTATGTTTACGCTTGACTTACAATTGATTCGTTCTCATTGGGGTGCTTTACGAAGCTGAGAAATACCATACCCGTAGAACCTGATCTGATTAGTATCAGCGTAGGGATTTGAGATACTTTGATTCTATTTTCTTACAGAAAAAGTATATTTCGCTCAAATCCTTCTATATTATCCGAATTTAGAAGGACATCTATGAAACTCGCCAAAATAGCCGCATTATCGGCTTTCGTTACCGGTGTCGCTTATGCGCAACAACCTACTTTAGTCGTTTATACTTACGATTCGTTTTCATCGGATTGGGGACCTGCTCCTAAATTAGAACCCTTATTTGAAGCGCAATGCCAATGTGACGTGAAATTTATGCCGTTTGAAGACGGTATTACTATGCTAAACCGTATTCGTTTGGAAGGAAAAAAAACAAAAGCGGACGTAATGTTGGGCATTGATAATTTCACGATGGCGGAAGCGGAAAAAACCGGTTTGTTTGCAACGCACGATTTAAACCTAGCTCCATTAAATTGGGAGAATAAAACCTTTTATCCGTATGATTATAGCGAGTATGCGTTTGTTTACGATAAAGAAAAATTAGCGAATCCGCCGAAATCGTTAAAAGAATTGGTGGAACGTCAAGATTTGAAAGTGATTTACCAAGATCCTCGTACCAGTACGGTCGGACGCGGTTTATTATTTTGGTTAAATACAGTATATGGCGAGCAAGCCGAACAAGCATGGCAAACCTTAGCCAAACATACGGTAACGGTCGGAAAAGGCTGGTCGGAAACTTATAGTGCCTTTTTAAAAGGGGAGTCGGATTTAGTGTTAAGCTATTCCACTTCTCCGCTTTATCATCAATGGCATGATAAAACCGATAAATACGTTGCCGCCCAATTTGACGAAGGGCATTTGGTGCAAACGGAAGTCGCCGCCATTTTGAATAGCAGTAAACAAAAAGTATTGGCGAAACAATTTTTAGCTTTCTTACACCAGCCGGAAGCGCAGAAAGTTATTTCGTATCATAATGTGATGAAACCGGTGGTTGGATCAGTACCGGATTCCGCTTTTGATAAATTGCCGGATTATAAGCCGTTAGCCTTTAAAATGCCTGATGCTACGCAGGTAAAAAGCTGGCTGGCGACTTGGACGAAAAGCTGGCAATAAAAGAATTATTCATCTTTTTTCATGGCTAAAGGAATCTTTAGCCATTTTTCTTGTCTGCTAAGCGGTGAAAATTATAAAAATTTTTGCAAATTCTAATTGCCAAAAGGGATTACATTTGCTATTTATACGCCCTTTTAAATTAGCGTAAAAATTTTAGTTTGAATTTACTGAATTTAGGATGAACTCATCCAACAAGGAGTGAAATTATGTCTCAAGTGGCAAACACCACTTCATTAGGTTTATTAGCTTTAGCGGGCGTAACACCTTACCAACCGAAGAAAGATGAAGAATATATGAATGATGCGCAAAAAGAGCATTTTCGTAAAATTCTTCGTGCATGGCATGTGCAAATTATGGACGAAGCTGAGCGTACAAAAAACCAAATGCAGGAAGAAGTCGCTAATTTCGCCGATCCTGCGGACCGTGCCACTCAGGAAGAAGAATTCAGTCTTGAATTAAGAAACCGTGACCGTGAGCGTAAATTGCTTAAGAAGATTGAGCAAACGTTAAATAGCATTGCCGAAGACGAATACGGCTATTGCGAAACTTGCGGTGTTGAAATCGGTTTACGTCGTTTAGAAGCGCGCCCGACCGCGGATATGTGTATCGATTGCAAAACACTTGCGGAAATCCGTGAAAAGCAAATGGG includes:
- a CDS encoding trimeric intracellular cation channel family protein, producing MTNLFDSLLPPLPWSFLFIQDLIGTIVFAVSGAMAARQHKMDIFGMFILAFVTGVGGGTLRDVMIGSTPVFWMKQPIYVLMITLAVIITAVFKNNISKKEWQTGLLIFDAIGLGVFTVIGVQKGLDFGLHPFIAIALGGITGCFGGVIRDILRNEVPIVLQKEVYVTASLVGGVIFVLFYSAGVESRWVDIATVATVIVIRLLAIRFNLNLPRI
- the rsxD gene encoding electron transport complex subunit RsxD, whose product is MFKMVSSPHTHSSSLTAKFMLWVIAAMLPALGVQVYFFGYGVFIQVAIAILLAVVIEITLAKLRRKPTAFYVADLSGILTALILAMSIPPYAPYWIIIIGVIVALLLAKHSYGGLGQNLFNPAMVAYALLLVSFPVQMTGWLVPIDLLSEPPTFGDAISLVFSGVTSDGFSVHQLLGSVDGIAQATPLDSAKTSMQKLGVDGVMHSPIFSGMFANGWLQINLAFLAGGLLLIYKRIIHWQIPAAMLVMFALLSGLTDLLLPHTHLNVVSQLFSGAMMFGAFFIATDPVTASITPRGKLIFGGLIGVFVYLIRYYGNYPDAVAFSVLLANICVPLIDHYTQPRLYGTGR
- the rsxG gene encoding electron transport complex subunit RsxG; protein product: MNTSKITVKYALLLGVIALICTAVSTGVYLLTKGRIDEVTAAQQRQFLQEVVPAEHFDNDLLGSCKIVNLPNAPYLNRIYIAKKSQNLTAYAIQATAPDGYSGNIVLLMGIQPDGKVLGVRTLEHKETPGLGDKIETRISDWILSFSGKQFSLENESQWAVKKDGGQFDQFTGATITPRAVVNNVRQSAKWIVTELAKSPEQLETFASCK
- a CDS encoding electron transport complex subunit E, which encodes MNTENRIPVTEIDTTEQANPSVWRNLLAEGVWKNNGALVQLLGLCPLLAVSNNVTNALGLGLATLLVLVCTNTMVSLFRKFTPNDIRIPIYVMVIATVVTAVQLLMNAFAYPVYQSLGIFIPLIVTNCIVIGRAEAFASKNSVAHSAFDGFAMGLGMTFSLVMLGAIRELIGNGTLFDGLDLLLGDWAKSLRIDVLHLDSGLLLAILPPGAFIGLGVILAVKNLIDKK
- the lpxM gene encoding lauroyl-Kdo(2)-lipid IV(A) myristoyltransferase (LpxM is lauroyl-Kdo(2)-lipid IV(A) myristoyltransferase, an enzyme characterized in Escherichia coli and involved in biosynthesis of the form of lipid A found in that species and some closely related species.), which produces MAERITAREGYEHKFLKEFLYPKYWGVWLGVLALVVLAYVPARLRDKLAVFVGRVVKNYLKKKGKKQYHRADTNLRYCFPNWSEQQREQVIERMFITVAQTMLGIGEIAIRSVKHLQRRSEFLGLEHLQQAKQNGKNIILLVPHTWAIDASGIILHTHGMPMVSMYNPHRNALVDWLWNVTRERFGGKMHTRQNGIKPFLNDVRKGNMGYFLPDEDFGEELSVYADFFATEKATLPGLNKMARVANAEVIPMFPIYNAEKSLYQMEILPALEFSGDPVQSAREMNKVIEYFVTKNPEQYVWILRLLKTRRNGEDIYKR
- a CDS encoding amidohydrolase family protein, whose amino-acid sequence is MSQLIRTLKSHIRDEIIKKGGWVNSHAHADRAFTMTPEKIAIYQNANLQQKWDLVDEVKRNSTVDDYYRRFSQAIELMISQGVTAFGTFVDIDGVCEDRAIIAAHKAREVYKSDIALKFANQTLKGVIEPTAKKWFDIGSEMVDMIGGLPYRDELDYGKGLEAMDILMDKAKSLGKMLHVHVDQFNTPKEKETEQLCDKAIEHGMQGRVVAIHGISIGAHPKEYRKMLYQKMRDSQMMVIACPMAWIDSGRKEDLQPFHNALTPADELIPEGITVAIGTDNICDYMVPLCEGDMWQELSLLSAGCRFTNLEEMANIASINGRKVLGLL
- the thiB gene encoding thiamine ABC transporter substrate binding subunit, producing MKLAKIAALSAFVTGVAYAQQPTLVVYTYDSFSSDWGPAPKLEPLFEAQCQCDVKFMPFEDGITMLNRIRLEGKKTKADVMLGIDNFTMAEAEKTGLFATHDLNLAPLNWENKTFYPYDYSEYAFVYDKEKLANPPKSLKELVERQDLKVIYQDPRTSTVGRGLLFWLNTVYGEQAEQAWQTLAKHTVTVGKGWSETYSAFLKGESDLVLSYSTSPLYHQWHDKTDKYVAAQFDEGHLVQTEVAAILNSSKQKVLAKQFLAFLHQPEAQKVISYHNVMKPVVGSVPDSAFDKLPDYKPLAFKMPDATQVKSWLATWTKSWQ
- the dksA gene encoding RNA polymerase-binding protein DksA — encoded protein: MSQVANTTSLGLLALAGVTPYQPKKDEEYMNDAQKEHFRKILRAWHVQIMDEAERTKNQMQEEVANFADPADRATQEEEFSLELRNRDRERKLLKKIEQTLNSIAEDEYGYCETCGVEIGLRRLEARPTADMCIDCKTLAEIREKQMGL